In Brevibacterium zhoupengii, the following are encoded in one genomic region:
- a CDS encoding S10 family peptidase: MSDTQTQSQPTNQPADPPQPVDDFVTTVHELQLPAGLLRYRAQAGRMVIGSEIVEDGVFAGLKPKAQIFLTSYTAITEGTDDGQDAQRPVVFVFNGGPGSSSAWMHIGLFGPRRVVANDVNDRTPPPYGLVDNLETTLAHADLVFIDPVTTGYSRTAKGEKPEDFHGFTGDRDVVGEAIRLWLTRNKRWISPKFLAGESYGTTRAAALAGHLAKRHGIAFNGILLISAVLDFATIDFAEGNEAPYIHYLPTFAAIAHYHGKHPGRELEDVVAEATDFAHGDFSQALARGHRLEASEHSLIAAKLAELIGIDEKFVRLADLRIDEFTFFTELLRDQRLRIGRLDSRFTAHPGKVASEVLGDDPSYPAIQYPYTVGINHLLRAELGYESDLTYEVLTSRVHPWSYKEFENSTVNTAEDLAFAMRMNPHLKVYVAFGYHDSATPFAASEHVLAHLRVADESHDQIVRRYYAAGHMMYVDQQVRVEQLRDIADFVAWSIGDGAKPESNQPV; encoded by the coding sequence ATGTCTGATACGCAGACTCAGTCACAGCCCACGAATCAGCCGGCAGACCCACCGCAGCCGGTCGATGACTTCGTCACCACTGTCCATGAACTTCAGCTGCCCGCCGGTCTACTCCGGTATCGGGCCCAGGCGGGCCGGATGGTCATAGGCTCCGAAATCGTCGAGGACGGCGTGTTTGCCGGCCTCAAGCCCAAGGCACAGATCTTCCTCACCTCCTACACCGCCATCACCGAGGGCACCGACGACGGTCAGGATGCTCAGCGTCCGGTCGTCTTCGTCTTCAACGGAGGCCCGGGATCGTCATCGGCCTGGATGCACATCGGTCTCTTCGGTCCACGACGGGTGGTGGCCAACGACGTCAATGATCGCACCCCGCCGCCATACGGTCTCGTCGACAATCTTGAGACGACTCTGGCTCACGCCGATCTGGTCTTCATCGACCCGGTGACCACGGGATACTCCCGCACCGCAAAGGGGGAGAAGCCGGAGGACTTCCACGGGTTCACTGGGGATCGCGACGTCGTCGGCGAGGCGATCCGGCTGTGGCTGACACGGAACAAGCGGTGGATCTCACCGAAGTTCCTCGCCGGGGAGTCCTACGGAACCACCCGTGCCGCGGCCCTGGCCGGACATCTGGCCAAACGCCACGGGATCGCCTTCAACGGCATCCTCCTCATCTCGGCCGTCCTCGATTTCGCCACGATCGATTTCGCGGAGGGCAATGAAGCTCCTTACATCCACTACCTGCCGACGTTTGCCGCCATCGCGCATTATCACGGCAAACATCCTGGGCGCGAGCTCGAAGATGTCGTCGCAGAGGCGACGGATTTTGCCCATGGGGACTTCAGCCAGGCGCTCGCGCGCGGACATCGGCTCGAGGCCTCCGAACACTCCCTGATAGCTGCGAAACTGGCCGAGCTCATCGGGATCGATGAGAAGTTCGTCCGGCTGGCCGACCTTCGCATTGACGAGTTCACCTTCTTCACAGAATTGCTCCGCGATCAGCGACTGCGCATCGGTCGTTTGGATTCCCGCTTCACCGCGCATCCGGGCAAGGTCGCTTCCGAAGTGCTCGGCGACGACCCTTCGTATCCGGCGATACAGTATCCCTACACCGTGGGGATCAATCATCTGCTGCGTGCCGAGCTCGGATACGAATCGGACCTCACCTACGAGGTGCTGACTTCCAGAGTTCATCCATGGTCGTACAAGGAGTTCGAGAACTCCACCGTCAACACTGCCGAAGATCTGGCTTTCGCGATGCGCATGAATCCGCATCTCAAGGTCTACGTGGCTTTCGGCTATCACGACTCGGCGACGCCGTTCGCCGCCTCAGAGCATGTGCTTGCCCACCTGCGCGTTGCCGATGAGTCCCATGATCAGATCGTTCGTCGCTATTACGCGGCCGGTCACATGATGTATGTCGACCAGCAGGTCCGTGTCGAGCAGCTGCGCGATATCGCAGACTTCGTCGCTTGGTCGATCGGAGACGGTGCCAAGCCTGAGTCGAACCAACCCGTCTGA
- a CDS encoding ATP-binding cassette domain-containing protein, whose protein sequence is MSMSDIATPLLAANDLSKDFRTGRREKFTAVEGVSFDVHRRQTLGIVGESGSGKSTTARMIARLIDPTSGSVEFQGEDITQRSGASLRDFRSGVQVVFQDPYSSLNPRHTVEEVVSAPLRYQKRTAAGGYRSMVKAAMDRVGLNPDHSTRYPRQFSGGQAQRIGIARALIVEPKLVICDEAVSALDVSVQAQVLELLVDLQRERDISYIFIAHDLAVVRQIAHKVAVMQKGRIVEQGPRDEIFDDPQHEYTKTLLTAVPSIDPRWDAGRRS, encoded by the coding sequence ATGAGCATGAGCGACATCGCCACGCCGCTGCTGGCAGCCAATGACCTGAGCAAGGATTTCCGCACCGGCCGCAGAGAGAAATTCACTGCAGTCGAAGGAGTCTCCTTCGACGTCCACCGGCGACAGACACTGGGTATCGTCGGAGAGTCCGGTTCGGGGAAGTCGACCACGGCACGGATGATCGCACGCCTCATTGATCCCACTTCCGGGTCGGTGGAGTTCCAAGGTGAGGACATCACCCAGCGTTCCGGTGCGTCCTTGCGGGACTTTCGCAGCGGGGTTCAAGTGGTATTCCAAGACCCTTATTCCTCGCTCAACCCTCGTCACACGGTCGAAGAGGTGGTGTCGGCACCCCTCCGTTATCAGAAGCGGACGGCCGCGGGCGGCTACCGGAGCATGGTCAAGGCGGCAATGGATCGAGTCGGACTCAACCCCGATCACTCCACTCGCTATCCGCGCCAGTTTTCCGGAGGGCAGGCCCAGCGCATCGGCATCGCTCGCGCACTCATCGTCGAACCCAAGCTCGTCATCTGCGATGAGGCGGTCTCCGCTCTCGACGTGTCGGTTCAGGCGCAGGTGCTCGAGTTGTTGGTCGACCTGCAACGCGAACGCGACATCTCCTACATCTTCATCGCCCACGATCTGGCGGTCGTGCGACAGATTGCCCACAAGGTTGCGGTGATGCAGAAGGGCAGGATCGTCGAGCAAGGGCCACGAGACGAGATCTTCGATGACCCGCAGCACGAATACACGAAGACCCTGCTCACTGCGGTCCCGAGCATCGATCCCCGCTGGGACGCGGGTCGGCGTTCCTGA
- a CDS encoding ABC transporter ATP-binding protein — translation MSAHPSRAASEAPVLSVRDLRIEFPLGVVVDGSSFDISRGQTMGLVGESGSGKSMTSLAIMGLLPKEATTTGSARFHGDELLHRSDASMRRTRGDQIAMIFQDPLSSLNPYYTVGFQIAEAYRAHKGGTKAAAMRKAAEAMDRVRIPDAAGRVGHYPHQFSGGMRQRVMIAMALVCEPDLIIADEPTTALDVTVQAQILDLLAEVQEMTQAAMLFITHDLAVVSQISDHVTVMRFGRTVEQGTAEQIFSNPGNDYTKALLAATPRLDDIVDLPEPILTKGGK, via the coding sequence ATGAGCGCACACCCGTCGAGAGCTGCAAGTGAGGCTCCGGTCCTGTCTGTGCGGGATCTTCGCATCGAATTTCCGCTCGGCGTCGTCGTCGACGGAAGCTCGTTCGACATCTCACGAGGCCAGACGATGGGACTGGTCGGCGAATCAGGATCTGGTAAGTCGATGACCTCACTGGCGATCATGGGTCTGCTGCCGAAGGAGGCGACGACAACAGGGTCGGCTCGGTTCCACGGTGATGAACTGCTCCACCGGTCCGATGCCTCGATGAGGCGTACCCGCGGCGACCAGATCGCGATGATATTTCAGGATCCCCTGTCCTCGCTCAACCCCTACTACACGGTCGGCTTCCAGATCGCCGAAGCCTACCGTGCTCATAAGGGAGGCACGAAGGCAGCGGCGATGAGGAAAGCCGCCGAGGCGATGGATCGAGTTCGTATCCCCGACGCCGCCGGCCGCGTCGGACACTACCCCCATCAGTTCTCCGGGGGTATGCGCCAAAGAGTGATGATCGCGATGGCGCTCGTGTGCGAACCCGACCTCATCATCGCCGATGAACCGACCACGGCCCTCGATGTCACAGTCCAAGCCCAGATCCTCGACCTGCTCGCCGAGGTGCAGGAGATGACACAGGCGGCGATGCTGTTCATCACCCATGACCTGGCCGTCGTCAGCCAGATCTCCGACCATGTGACGGTGATGCGGTTCGGCCGGACCGTCGAACAGGGCACTGCGGAACAGATCTTCTCGAATCCGGGCAACGACTACACCAAAGCGCTGCTCGCAGCGACACCGCGCCTCGACGACATCGTTGATCTTCCCGAGCCCATTCTCACGAAAGGGGGCAAATGA
- a CDS encoding ABC transporter permease, whose protein sequence is MAIYLVKRLFAALIIMLLVVFFTFVIFFQLSPDPAASICGQTCTPERIEAIRDQLGLNEPFFTQFFTFLAAIFVGRDYGSGASVVHCNAPCIGYSFQTNQDVLQGIVDRLPVSVTIAVGAAVLWLLSGVAAGVISAVKEGTWWDKGAMMFALAGISLPNYFVALVLQYLLVVQLQWLPFPTVVPFTDSPVQWFQAYLMPWMVLALMYASMYARLTRTNVIDTMGENFMRTARAKGLGRSAVLIRHGLRPSLTPIVTLLGVDFATLLGGALITETVFGLNGVGRYAYDAIAVNDQPVIMGVTLVAAFAVIIANIVVDLLYRVLDPRVRVSTS, encoded by the coding sequence ATGGCCATCTATCTCGTCAAACGACTGTTCGCGGCGCTGATCATCATGCTGCTCGTCGTGTTCTTCACCTTCGTCATCTTCTTCCAACTCTCACCGGATCCGGCCGCCAGCATCTGCGGCCAGACCTGCACCCCGGAGAGGATCGAGGCGATCCGGGACCAGCTGGGACTCAACGAACCATTCTTCACTCAGTTCTTCACGTTCCTCGCCGCGATCTTTGTTGGTCGCGACTACGGTTCGGGTGCCTCGGTGGTCCACTGCAACGCCCCGTGCATCGGGTACTCGTTCCAGACCAACCAGGATGTCCTGCAGGGGATCGTCGATCGTCTGCCCGTCTCGGTGACTATCGCCGTCGGTGCTGCGGTCCTGTGGCTGCTCTCCGGTGTGGCCGCAGGCGTGATCAGCGCTGTGAAGGAAGGCACATGGTGGGATAAGGGAGCGATGATGTTCGCCCTGGCCGGTATCTCCCTGCCGAACTACTTCGTGGCGTTGGTCCTGCAATACCTCCTCGTCGTGCAGCTCCAATGGCTCCCGTTCCCGACGGTGGTTCCGTTCACTGACAGCCCAGTGCAGTGGTTCCAGGCCTACCTCATGCCGTGGATGGTGCTTGCGCTCATGTACGCGTCGATGTACGCGCGGCTGACCCGGACCAATGTCATCGACACCATGGGAGAGAACTTCATGCGCACTGCCCGTGCCAAAGGCCTGGGACGCAGCGCCGTCCTCATCCGGCACGGACTGCGTCCGTCACTGACCCCGATCGTCACACTCCTGGGCGTCGACTTCGCCACACTGCTGGGCGGAGCCCTCATCACCGAGACGGTCTTCGGGCTCAACGGCGTCGGCCGGTACGCCTACGACGCGATCGCCGTCAACGATCAGCCCGTGATCATGGGAGTCACGCTCGTGGCAGCCTTCGCCGTGATCATCGCCAACATTGTGGTCGACCTGCTCTACCGGGTGCTCGACCCCCGAGTGAGAGTGAGCACCTCATGA
- a CDS encoding ABC transporter permease: MTASLSNQVEEFGRPGPGEDFSPGLGTLKRILRKPTVILSTGFLVFIVILAIFAPLITQLSGYSPYEFDEGAVDPALGGLPHGSFGGISAEHWMGVEPQNGRDIFARIAYGARVSMLIGIGATAITMVIGVVMGVIAGFLGGFVDAVISRVMDFLMAFPALIFMIAILSALPQGNRPLLLVLVLSLFSWPATARVIRGQTLSLKNREFVEAARTSGAGWVPLVFREVLPNLSGTIVVMATLAVPTFIATEAGLSFLGVGITPPDPSWGQMIASAVTWYSSDPMFFAIPGMFLFLTVLSFTVLGDNLQKIWAGGL, encoded by the coding sequence GTGACTGCTTCGCTTTCGAATCAGGTCGAAGAATTCGGTCGGCCTGGCCCGGGGGAGGACTTTTCCCCCGGGCTGGGAACCCTGAAGAGGATCCTGCGCAAACCGACAGTGATTCTGTCCACAGGGTTCCTCGTTTTCATCGTCATCCTCGCGATCTTCGCTCCCCTTATTACTCAGCTCTCCGGCTACAGCCCCTACGAATTCGACGAAGGAGCCGTGGACCCGGCACTGGGTGGGTTGCCGCACGGCTCGTTCGGTGGCATCAGTGCCGAGCATTGGATGGGAGTCGAGCCCCAGAACGGCCGGGACATCTTCGCTCGGATCGCCTACGGCGCGCGTGTCTCTATGCTCATCGGCATCGGCGCAACCGCGATCACCATGGTCATCGGCGTGGTCATGGGCGTGATCGCCGGTTTCCTCGGAGGGTTCGTCGATGCCGTGATCTCCCGGGTGATGGACTTTCTCATGGCGTTCCCGGCACTGATCTTCATGATCGCGATCCTCTCGGCCCTGCCACAGGGGAACCGTCCGCTGCTGCTCGTCCTCGTGCTCAGCCTCTTCTCCTGGCCGGCCACGGCCCGCGTGATCCGCGGCCAGACTCTGTCACTGAAGAATCGTGAATTCGTCGAGGCGGCCCGAACATCGGGTGCAGGCTGGGTCCCGCTGGTATTTCGGGAAGTGCTGCCCAACCTTTCGGGAACCATCGTCGTCATGGCCACGCTGGCTGTGCCGACGTTCATCGCCACTGAGGCTGGACTGTCCTTCCTCGGAGTGGGCATCACTCCACCCGATCCCTCATGGGGGCAGATGATCGCCTCGGCGGTGACCTGGTACTCCAGCGATCCGATGTTCTTCGCCATACCGGGTATGTTCCTGTTCCTCACAGTGCTGTCATTCACCGTGCTCGGTGACAACCTCCAGAAGATCTGGGCGGGAGGACTCTGA
- a CDS encoding ABC transporter substrate-binding protein, with product MNKRAMSMVAIAAAATMLVSACGSGGSEKGGESQSVVDDKTGFASYTGDPQKGGVVEVLGGVDFSHLDPAMGSDGNVLNLYNLLYRNLTQYKYNRESGELELVGDLAEDTGSSNEDATEWTFKLKEGITFEDGSPITAEDVKFGFEHAFDPSLAIGLDYLQNYVKGAKDYEGAFEDPEGLDSIKVVDDRTITIETNEPMADFPNVVATAPATPFPKDEVKKVDQIQKDPISSGPYKVEEYKRGESLTLVRNENWNKDTDDIRPAYPDGFKFTVSLDQNTIDQRMMSGQGEDANAVSASTNPVVAANLAKITQDPKLGERTVQSLPSCNYFMVMNNSKKPLGDKKVRQAINWAVDKSSVVNASGGPQLADVAPNLLLPSVPQYDDTDPYSTEGNTGDPEKAKAMLKEAGAENLKLTMDVRALPMWQAQAEAVQQSLKKVGIEVKLNVIDQAKFYEVLATPSQQNELAITGWCSNGWFSGEPLLGPLFDGERITKTGNLNQSQIDDPKLNKALAEAAVMPDLDDKTAAYAEINEKVLELAPVVPLVRPRPLQLVGSNVGGAFANPSKTGYIDYSQLGLLKPEG from the coding sequence ATGAACAAGCGAGCTATGTCGATGGTTGCGATCGCCGCTGCCGCCACGATGTTGGTGAGTGCCTGTGGAAGCGGTGGCTCAGAAAAGGGCGGGGAATCTCAATCTGTCGTTGACGACAAGACGGGCTTCGCCTCGTACACCGGTGATCCGCAGAAGGGTGGCGTCGTCGAAGTGTTGGGCGGAGTCGATTTCTCTCATCTCGATCCCGCTATGGGCAGCGACGGCAATGTCCTCAACCTCTACAACCTTCTCTACCGTAACCTCACTCAATACAAATACAACCGAGAGTCCGGAGAACTCGAACTCGTCGGCGATCTGGCCGAAGATACGGGCAGCTCAAACGAGGATGCCACTGAGTGGACCTTCAAACTCAAAGAAGGAATCACGTTCGAGGACGGATCGCCGATCACCGCTGAGGACGTGAAATTCGGTTTCGAGCATGCCTTCGACCCGTCGCTGGCCATCGGCCTCGACTACCTTCAGAACTACGTCAAGGGTGCCAAGGACTACGAGGGTGCCTTCGAGGATCCTGAAGGCCTCGATTCGATCAAAGTCGTCGACGATCGGACGATCACAATCGAGACGAATGAACCGATGGCGGACTTCCCGAACGTGGTCGCCACGGCCCCAGCAACACCGTTTCCCAAAGACGAAGTGAAGAAGGTCGATCAGATCCAGAAGGATCCGATTTCCTCAGGCCCGTACAAGGTCGAGGAATACAAGCGGGGCGAGTCGTTGACCCTCGTGCGAAACGAGAACTGGAATAAAGACACCGACGACATTCGTCCGGCCTACCCAGATGGATTCAAATTCACGGTCAGTCTCGATCAGAACACGATCGATCAGCGGATGATGTCCGGACAGGGTGAGGATGCGAATGCGGTCTCGGCATCGACCAACCCAGTAGTGGCGGCCAATCTTGCCAAAATCACGCAGGATCCCAAACTTGGGGAGCGCACGGTTCAAAGCCTTCCATCCTGCAACTACTTCATGGTTATGAACAACTCCAAGAAGCCGCTTGGAGACAAGAAGGTCCGACAAGCCATCAACTGGGCTGTGGATAAGTCGAGCGTGGTCAACGCCAGCGGCGGCCCACAGCTGGCCGATGTCGCACCGAACCTGCTACTGCCCAGCGTTCCGCAGTACGACGACACCGATCCCTACTCCACCGAGGGAAACACGGGCGATCCAGAGAAGGCGAAGGCCATGCTCAAGGAAGCGGGAGCGGAGAACCTCAAACTGACCATGGACGTACGTGCACTGCCGATGTGGCAGGCGCAGGCCGAGGCGGTGCAACAGTCACTGAAGAAGGTCGGCATCGAGGTCAAACTCAACGTCATCGACCAGGCGAAGTTCTACGAGGTCCTAGCTACACCGAGCCAGCAGAACGAGCTCGCGATTACCGGCTGGTGCTCCAACGGCTGGTTCTCAGGTGAACCGCTGTTGGGACCCCTGTTCGACGGTGAGCGAATCACGAAGACCGGCAACCTCAATCAGTCCCAGATCGATGATCCGAAACTGAACAAGGCCCTCGCCGAGGCGGCAGTCATGCCCGATCTTGACGACAAGACAGCGGCCTATGCCGAGATTAACGAAAAGGTCCTCGAGCTCGCTCCCGTCGTGCCCCTGGTCCGCCCGCGCCCTCTCCAGCTCGTCGGCTCGAACGTCGGCGGAGCGTTCGCCAATCCGTCCAAGACCGGATACATCGACTATTCGCAGCTGGGGCTACTCAAGCCGGAAGGATAG
- a CDS encoding MurR/RpiR family transcriptional regulator: MGIIATWLEHLMSQRKLSPGTTTVLKAIAADPERASYCSAAALAEAAGVNVATVVRAAQAIDFTGWSELSTEIRNRFLSSLDADKHFVRNSTIGTGQAVKSIRKDLELLGLLSESLSDASIRTIAEMITSSQSTKVLATGAYVAPGAVLAHNAQGLGYNVSLSDGSTTSMINDVRLLQPGDCLLTFSIWKTSSSIVPLCELAKERGVRLIVIADQHSLLAELADQLVLVPSEGVGPMASVTCAVSVAQSIVGAIANVDTQHSAAMLEELQTMWSRTQAVISD; the protein is encoded by the coding sequence GTGGGAATCATCGCGACATGGCTGGAGCACCTCATGTCTCAGCGCAAGCTGTCTCCGGGGACAACGACAGTACTCAAGGCGATTGCCGCCGATCCCGAAAGAGCTTCGTACTGCAGTGCGGCAGCACTCGCCGAGGCGGCTGGGGTCAACGTCGCGACAGTTGTCCGAGCAGCGCAGGCCATCGATTTCACAGGCTGGTCGGAGTTGTCGACAGAGATTCGGAATCGATTTCTCTCTTCATTGGATGCTGACAAACATTTTGTTCGCAACTCGACCATTGGCACGGGTCAGGCTGTGAAATCGATTCGTAAAGATCTCGAGCTCCTCGGTCTTCTTTCAGAGTCACTCTCCGACGCATCAATCAGAACTATTGCCGAAATGATCACTTCGTCGCAATCGACCAAGGTCCTTGCCACTGGCGCATACGTGGCACCGGGCGCAGTTTTGGCTCACAATGCACAAGGCCTGGGCTATAACGTGTCACTCAGTGATGGTTCGACAACAAGCATGATCAACGACGTTCGCTTGCTGCAGCCGGGCGACTGCCTGCTGACCTTTTCCATCTGGAAAACCAGCTCAAGCATCGTTCCACTGTGTGAACTAGCCAAAGAACGAGGTGTGCGGCTGATAGTCATTGCCGACCAGCATTCGCTACTGGCCGAACTCGCCGATCAACTCGTCCTTGTACCTTCTGAAGGCGTCGGCCCGATGGCCTCAGTGACCTGCGCGGTCAGTGTCGCCCAGAGCATCGTGGGTGCGATTGCGAACGTCGACACACAGCATTCTGCCGCGATGCTCGAGGAACTGCAGACCATGTGGTCTCGCACCCAGGCAGTGATCAGTGACTGA
- a CDS encoding patatin-like phospholipase family protein: protein MTDTHQATAKADTRRISDTALIFEGGGMRASLTSGMVVTLLGAGLDFDWVAGISAGASNAVNYLSGDARRARRSFVDFAADEQFGGLRYFARGQGMFNAEYIYQQAGAPGMALPFDWESFQSSTGDMRITAFDAESGEDVVWSQKDTPEIDDLMVRVRASSTMPGLMPTVHLDGHAYVDGAMGEDGGVPLSQAQREGFEKFVIVLTQERSYKKVPQRFPAFYRSLFRRYPALGDALLTRWVRYNETRERIFALEAEGKAHVFAPERMPVDNGTRDLSRLAAAHRMGLSQSRRELPAIREFVGS from the coding sequence ATGACGGACACACACCAGGCGACGGCAAAGGCAGATACGAGAAGGATCAGCGACACCGCACTCATCTTCGAAGGCGGTGGCATGCGAGCGTCACTGACGAGTGGGATGGTTGTGACATTGCTCGGAGCCGGGCTGGATTTCGACTGGGTTGCGGGCATCAGCGCCGGTGCGTCGAATGCGGTGAACTATTTGTCGGGCGATGCACGTCGGGCCCGCCGGTCGTTCGTTGATTTCGCCGCGGATGAGCAGTTCGGTGGTCTGCGCTACTTCGCCCGCGGGCAGGGGATGTTCAATGCGGAGTACATCTATCAGCAGGCAGGCGCGCCCGGCATGGCGCTTCCCTTCGACTGGGAATCCTTCCAGTCGAGTACTGGCGATATGCGCATCACTGCATTCGACGCAGAATCAGGTGAAGACGTCGTGTGGTCCCAAAAGGACACCCCCGAAATCGATGACCTCATGGTCCGTGTCCGCGCGTCCTCGACAATGCCTGGGCTCATGCCGACCGTTCACCTGGACGGGCATGCGTACGTCGACGGGGCAATGGGCGAGGACGGGGGAGTACCCCTGAGTCAGGCTCAGCGCGAGGGGTTTGAGAAGTTTGTTATTGTCCTCACTCAGGAGCGCTCGTATAAGAAGGTGCCGCAACGGTTCCCCGCGTTCTATCGCAGCCTCTTCCGCCGGTACCCGGCACTGGGTGATGCGCTGTTGACTCGGTGGGTGCGGTACAACGAGACACGTGAACGCATCTTCGCTCTCGAAGCTGAAGGTAAGGCGCACGTGTTCGCCCCGGAGCGCATGCCTGTCGACAACGGCACTCGCGATCTCTCCCGTCTCGCGGCAGCGCACCGTATGGGTCTGTCTCAATCACGACGTGAGTTGCCGGCGATCCGGGAGTTTGTTGGATCGTAG